The Mangifera indica cultivar Alphonso chromosome 12, CATAS_Mindica_2.1, whole genome shotgun sequence DNA window TCTTTATGAACTATAAATGCAATTTGGTTTTGGCTCTCTCTATGAACAAGGTAAGTGTAGTGCTTCCCAAATTGTTTAGCTATATCTGTCAAAGAACCGAAAGAATATGAAATTGCCAAAATGGTGATTCTGAACCTAGTGcatattatttcattttggaAAGGCTGTTTTTGATATATTCTTTCTTGTTATTTTCTGCTTTACAAATCCATGTGTAAAGAAAGGCTAGTTCAGAGAAACCcaccaaattaataattatgtaCACCAAACAACAACATGATAGTATCATATAATCAtacaatgaaaaaagaaaaaatatgaaacccAAGCACCCCCCTCCCCcaggaaaaaaagagaaaaaatcatGAAAGAATTTCCCTACTATGACCATCTAGCATCATCTCTTACTGTGGGCGAGAGTTGTGAAGATAAACCTGCTTCAAGATCAACATCTGCATCGTTGTGGGGCAATGACCAATTACTCACTTTCtcattatatgaaaaattagggTATGAATGAACAAAATCCTCAAATTCAAGGCTTTGACCAGCAGCACTTGTATTAACACTGATACCAGTAGATTCATCAAGTGCTGCAAACACTTCAGGCAAGGCAAACTCTCCCTCCAAGTACCTCACCACTTGCCTCATTGTAGGTCGTGCATCGGGCGCATTGTTTGAACACATTAGCCCCAATTTCACAACACTTATAGCTTCAGTCTCATCAAAGTTGCCATTCAATCTTGGATCCACTACCTCAAGAATTGCACCAACCTTCGATCTATCCCAAACCCATTCAACCAATACGAGCTCTTCAGGCAATGCCTTTGGTTCAATAGGCCTTCTCCCACACACCACTTCAAGCATAAGTGCACCAAATGCATAAACATCTGAGCTTGTTGTGGGCTTACCAGTGCGAGTGAGCTCAGGTGCCAAGTATCCCAATGTGCCCACAACCCTAGTAGTGCTCGGATTTGATCCATGCTCATACAACTTAGCCAGACCAAAATCACCTAGTCTTCCATTGAATTCACAATCTAACAAGATATTTCCTGCCTTAATGTCTCTATGAATAACAGTATGTTCCCACTCTTCATGCAAATACAAAAGGCCTGAAGCTACACCTTTGATAATCCTAAACCTCTGTTCCCAAGTGagaatttttttcggttcatcAAAAAGATACTTGTCTAAGCTACCGTTAGgcataaaatcataaacaagaAGCAAATCACCTCTGCGGCGACACCAACCTAGTAATTGAACAAGATTTCTATGCCTAAGACGGCCAGTTGTAGCAATCTCAGACAAAAATTCTCTCAAACCTTGTTTTGATTCATGAGAGATTCTCTTGACAGCAACTTGGGTATTACTTTTTGGTAGAGTTCCTTTGTAAACTCTGCCAAATCCACCAAACCCGAGTAGCTCTTTGTCTCTAAAAGCTCTTGTTGCTTTCTTGAGTTCCTGATAAGAGAATCTATGAGGGCCAACATTAAGCTCCCACTCCTCAATAACATCAGCATTCTTGATTTTCCACACAAGATAAAAGGCTATTGCAGCAACCAAAACCACAAATACAAAGGCAGAGACAGAAACCCCAACAATTAATGCTATATGACTTTTTTTAGGTCCAGGAAGTGAAGGAAGAGAAGACAAAGTCAAAGATTCAGCCTCTCCACTCATGTTAAAACTCCAACCCAGTATATAATGTGAGCTTGAAAGCATACCTGTAGATGCCGAGAAACCAACATACATCGTATCTCTAACAATTGATGATAGATCCACAACAAATGACAAAATTGAAGATTTTGGTTTCGCAGAAAAAGGTGAAAGCTTCACATCCAATCGATTTGTTCCCGAATCATAATCAATCCAGGCTTGTATAACCTTACCACTCTTGAGATTCAGctcttgttttgttgaattgtCAAGAAAATAAGCAGCTGTGACTGAGGCATTTGATGTCATGCTATCAATATCAATACCAACATGATTACCATTGAtatcaccaaactcaaaatctTGAACTGTATCAAATTCAACTGCAAATATGTGGTTGGTTAAATTCCCGTTATCAGTTGCACTGAGAAGGCCGAGATATTGACTGGGAAGAGCACCGGTTAACTCTTTTGTAGGAGAGATTGTAAAGGCAAAACCATGACCGCCAAGCTGTGGATATTGATTAATTATAGCAAAAGCAAAACAAGTAGAGAAAGATGGAGATTTGCTGTTAGTTGAATTCTTGAACTTGATTGGAGATGAGTAAAAAGCATGCCCAAGAACTCGAGAAGTGGTGTTTGTTAACTTAAGTAAGCCATTATCTTCAATCTGCGCCCCATCATTTAAGCTAATATTGTTATCAATGGAATCGCCACGGAATCCACTGAAATAAAACTCATTAACTTGAGAAAAAACTGGGgttgaaagaaaaaggaagaaaccCAACAAAAGTATGAATTTTTCTGCCATAGAAGGTAAAAGATTTGAGCTTTGTTTGCTGCTACGTAGTGAAAATGGTTTTAGGGTGACGAGTTTTCTGGAATTTGAGCAATGAGCATATCCAACAGTTGAGCCTGtagaaggaaaatataaagtacattaatatatcttttcaaacttcattTACATAAATTCGTTGCagctttttattaataaaggtaAATGAATATGCAACAACCCAATGTTTAGAGGAGTGGACAGTTCCCACCTCTTTAGTTCTTAGACTACAAATTCTTACCCAAACCTAGCtctgttaattaaaaaaaggtctAGACATAGTATAAAAACTTGTAAaggtaaataattatattgccCTTATCTAATGTACTTTtgtgaaattatcatatttctccTAACACAGTCGCCAATAAtctaaatgaataaaaaagtgCAATTTTGTTGAATTGCCCTAGCCAAAATTTGCTCTTGTTGGATCCGACCAAATCACATTAAACAATGATCGAATTGAAAATTAGAATTGTAGCCAAAGCTCAAGCTAATGAGCAAAATTGTAACCAATGTGCGATTTGATGAGATCACAACATTTTTAACGTGATTCAATAAAAGCACACTAAAAACATGTGATTCAAGtcgaaaattgaaataaattttatgtgtttCAACACTAAAATTACTCTCggtataattttatcaaatcatatttgtatagtataattttgttgaataaaacttatttagtgtgattttaattagattcaacttttttaatataactgCAATCGAGACcacacattttttatttaattttttttcaaaattctaagaGGAGAAGCAACATTTACATCCTTTTAATGATTTTCTACCGGAGTTGAATATTTTGTGAGAGTttgtagtttaaaattttaatgggtGGGAAGGATCCTGGAAAACCTTGGGTGGGTCATGGTGATTTACTCTCCAAAGAATTCAAATGAGAATTTTGTTTTGGACGTGTGAATAGGTTGGGACGTTCACACTCCTGCTAGGGGAGgtgtaaataacatttttcctatGCAAGCTCTGacatataaacttttatttttatccttaattgatataaaaaatattttttatttaaaattaaattttatttaaaaaattaatcacataaagacaaaatattaattttataatctattaatattaaaaaaaaaaccaagaaccttttattaaatcaaatctttttaaaattcatagtGTGTGAGAATGAATttctaagtatataaataaaattattgaataaatttataattttattttggggGAAGCAGTATGAGAACGACACCGTCCAGTCAGTGCGTTTAATGATTGCACAGGGAGATTAATTTATTCATGTAAATTAAAGTCTTAGctgtctctttctttctttgtggGCACCATTATTTCACATCTTCATacgtcttttctttttttcttttttttttctttcttttcattttatttgaccTAACTTTAGTTAATCTCAATTGTATAAAGGAATTTACCAAAAGACccataactataaaaatatctcTTTTAACTCTGTTGCTTTTGTTGTTAAAGTTTGTTCATGATTTCCTTTTTGCCCTACTGTTTTCTTTTCGCTTCGCAATTTCATTGATGTCGATTTGGTATTTGACATTGCCATCAACTCAAATCTTTCAGTGTCTAAAAGCTCTAAAATCTAGATCCAATCTTAAGAAACatcaaactattttttgatACTTTTCTAAAGTcggttttagattttattatcaTTACGAGACTCGATTTAGCCTAAAATGATGTTCTCAAAGCCAAATCTGTccttaaataagatttttaataccAAATTTAACCTCTAATAATGTTGAAAATTTGGAAGCCTCTCACAGCTACTTATTATGTCCAGTGACACAATAAAACACCCATAACAACTAATGACATCACACAATTACCAATAATTGAGAGTCAAACAACGGCTATAAATCAGAAAGAGCAAAAGGTTAAGGCTTTAGTGGCAAAAATCTCATTTCTCAgctcaaatgattttttttttttttaaagcggTATAggggttaaaattttattttcaatacttGCAAGTGCTGAATAGATTTCATTATATGTATTGGGGTTTTATGAAAAAAGGCTTCTTTGTtttcgtttttgttttttagtaaGTTTGAGGGCAGAATCGTtgaacaataaataaacatcaCGTCGGTGAAGAAAATGGGTAGCAGCATGGGCCATTAGACCACAAGATAAATGCTAAAAACATAAAGCATACGGCATCCATGATCCTTACGGTTGATCCGACTTGTACGTCTGCCCATGGAAACGAAACCTAATTCCACTTTTGCTGCCTCTGCAGCATCGATTCTTGTTTTCCTCCGATGGAGATTTGAAGATGGCGACGCTATCATCGTTCTCGTGACTTTAAAACTGTAATGTTTTCATC harbors:
- the LOC123192834 gene encoding L-type lectin-domain containing receptor kinase S.4-like produces the protein MAEKFILLLGFFLFLSTPVFSQVNEFYFSGFRGDSIDNNISLNDGAQIEDNGLLKLTNTTSRVLGHAFYSSPIKFKNSTNSKSPSFSTCFAFAIINQYPQLGGHGFAFTISPTKELTGALPSQYLGLLSATDNGNLTNHIFAVEFDTVQDFEFGDINGNHVGIDIDSMTSNASVTAAYFLDNSTKQELNLKSGKVIQAWIDYDSGTNRLDVKLSPFSAKPKSSILSFVVDLSSIVRDTMYVGFSASTGMLSSSHYILGWSFNMSGEAESLTLSSLPSLPGPKKSHIALIVGVSVSAFVFVVLVAAIAFYLVWKIKNADVIEEWELNVGPHRFSYQELKKATRAFRDKELLGFGGFGRVYKGTLPKSNTQVAVKRISHESKQGLREFLSEIATTGRLRHRNLVQLLGWCRRRGDLLLVYDFMPNGSLDKYLFDEPKKILTWEQRFRIIKGVASGLLYLHEEWEHTVIHRDIKAGNILLDCEFNGRLGDFGLAKLYEHGSNPSTTRVVGTLGYLAPELTRTGKPTTSSDVYAFGALMLEVVCGRRPIEPKALPEELVLVEWVWDRSKVGAILEVVDPRLNGNFDETEAISVVKLGLMCSNNAPDARPTMRQVVRYLEGEFALPEVFAALDESTGISVNTSAAGQSLEFEDFVHSYPNFSYNEKVSNWSLPHNDADVDLEAGLSSQLSPTVRDDARWS